Within the Pengzhenrongella sicca genome, the region GCTCACAAGACCTCGGCCTGGGGGACGCCGGACCGCGCAGGCGCGAGGTCGTCATTTCCTGCCGAAGTCGTACACCCAGGCGGACGAACTCGCCGCGAAAGGACGAACTCGGCGCGAAAGGCGAGCTCGAGCGCTCCGCTGACGGCGCGGGGGTGCGAGATGCTCGGGGGATGGGTAGCACTGAGCTGCGGCGGACGTTCGGGGAGGATCCCGACAGGTACGACCGGGCCCGGCCCGGGTACCCGCCGGCCCTCGTCCGTGACCTGGCGCGAGCCGGCGCGATCGGGCCGGGCGACCGGGTGCTGGAGATCGGCCCCGGCACCGGCCAGGCGACCGCCGCGCTGGTCGCCGCCGGAGCGCGAGTGGTGGCGGTCGAGCTCGCGCCCGGGCTCGCGGCGGTGCTGCGGGGCAAGCCGGACCTCGCAGAGGTCGACGTCGTGGTCGGGGCGTTCGAGGAGTGGGATCCGCCGGCGCCGCCGTTCGACGCTGTGGTCGCGTTCACGTCGTGGCATTGGCTCGATCCCGCGGCGCGGGCGCGCAAGGTCGCCGAGGCGCTCCGCCCGGGCGGGGCGCTCGTCACGGTCACGACGTCGCACGTCGCGGGCGGCACCGTGGACTTCTTCGCCGAGGTGCAGGAGTGCTACGAGCGGTGGGACCCGGCCACCCCGCTCGGCCTCCGGCTCGAGCCGCCGGACGCGCTCCCGGCGGAGCTGGACGAGGTCGACGAGTCGCCGCTGTTCCTGCCCGGGTCCCGCCGCCGGTACACGCAGGACGTCGCGTACTCGACGGCCGCCTACCTCGACGTGCTGCTGACCTACTCGGGGCACCGGGCCCTACCGCCGGAGCGGCGGTCGGGCCTGCTCGGGTGCGTCGGCGAGCTCATCGACCGCTCCTACGGCGGGACGATCACCAAGCGCTACCTGTACGAGGTGCGCATCGCCCGGCGGCGGCGCGAGAGGTAGCCGCAGGGTGGCGGCCGTCGACCCGCCGCCGACGGCGTCGCTCGCCGACCCCATTTCCCCCGACTCGCTTTTCTCGGAAGCGACCACAATAAACGCGACAAATCGGGCGACTGAAATGTGCTCGGCATTGTTCTTGGCAGGCGCGGCGCCGGGAGATAGCCTTGGACAATCACACCAAATGGTGTGCTCCGAGGTATTTCGTCGCCGTCGCGTCGGCGCGGCGGGCGACAGCGCTCGGCGGTTCGCCGCGAGATCGCGCACGTTGCAGGCTTCGCGGTTGCAACGGGTATGCACCTGTGGTCGAGGAGGCGCACGCGTGCCGAGGAACGACGAGGTCGCGACCGAGACGGCCGAGGCGCGCACCGCCCTGACGGACGCGATCTTCACCAGCGCGTACTTCTGGCAGATGGCGACGGACGAGCGCGGCGTGATCCAGATCTTCAACGTCGGGGCCGAGCGGATGCTGGGGTACGCGGCGGCCGACGTGGTGGACAAGATCACGCCGGCCGACATCTCGGACCCGCCGGAGCTGATCAGCCGGGCGGCGGAGCTGAGCGCGGAGCTGGACACGCCGATCGCGCCGGGGTTCGAAGCGCTGGTGTTCAAGGCCAAGCGCGGGATCGAGGACATCTACGAGCTGACGTACGTGCGCAAGGACGGCAGCCGGTTCCCGGCGATCGTGTCGGTGACCGCGCTGAGCGACCCCGACGGCGCGATCATCGGGTACCTCCTGATCGGCACCGACAACACCGCCGGCAAGGCGCGCGCGGCGCTGTCGGACGCGATCTTCACGAGCGCGTA harbors:
- a CDS encoding class I SAM-dependent methyltransferase — encoded protein: MGSTELRRTFGEDPDRYDRARPGYPPALVRDLARAGAIGPGDRVLEIGPGTGQATAALVAAGARVVAVELAPGLAAVLRGKPDLAEVDVVVGAFEEWDPPAPPFDAVVAFTSWHWLDPAARARKVAEALRPGGALVTVTTSHVAGGTVDFFAEVQECYERWDPATPLGLRLEPPDALPAELDEVDESPLFLPGSRRRYTQDVAYSTAAYLDVLLTYSGHRALPPERRSGLLGCVGELIDRSYGGTITKRYLYEVRIARRRRER